A stretch of the Sulfolobus acidocaldarius SUSAZ genome encodes the following:
- a CDS encoding chorismate synthase (catalyzes the formation of chorismate from 5-O-(1-carboxyvinyl)-3-phosphoshikimate in aromatic amino acid biosynthesis), translating into MPGNSLGKMFRITTFGESHGPMVGVVIDGVPAGLYISKEDIEFELSFRRPGKQFVSGRREKDEPEIVSGVYNGRTTGAPLTIIIRNNDVISSLYEEVKHKPRPGHADLPYIMKYGYENWDYRGGGRSSARETASRVAASAIAKKLLMLTDTVIGAHLKSLGPVELNEDVSFREIFCSKYSPVRASKKWLEEKYEELIKQATVEGDSWGGVAEVIADNVPIGLGEPVFDKLKSDLAKALLSIPAVVGFEYGLGFKASKMKGSEANDEIVIKDNGKLGWRYNRAGGILGGLSNGEKLVLRCGFKPTSSIRKPQKTIDLRTSEESTISVIGRHDPAVAIRGVSVAEAMVALVLVDHALRSGYIPLVKLSEDQARIIEEKWRRYVEECKPMQESQ; encoded by the coding sequence ATGCCAGGAAACTCGTTAGGTAAGATGTTTAGAATTACCACATTTGGAGAGAGTCATGGTCCAATGGTAGGTGTAGTTATTGACGGCGTTCCTGCAGGACTTTACATAAGTAAGGAGGATATCGAATTTGAATTGAGTTTTCGAAGACCAGGTAAGCAATTCGTTAGTGGAAGGAGGGAGAAGGATGAGCCTGAAATTGTCAGTGGGGTTTATAATGGTAGAACCACAGGTGCCCCGCTAACTATCATTATTAGAAATAATGATGTGATCTCCTCACTATATGAGGAAGTTAAACATAAACCCAGACCAGGACATGCTGACTTACCGTATATCATGAAATACGGTTACGAGAATTGGGACTATAGAGGAGGAGGGAGATCTAGCGCAAGGGAGACCGCATCTAGAGTAGCAGCCTCTGCAATAGCCAAGAAATTACTCATGTTGACCGATACTGTGATAGGTGCACATCTGAAGTCTTTGGGTCCAGTGGAACTTAATGAAGATGTTTCCTTCAGGGAAATATTTTGTTCTAAGTACAGCCCCGTGAGGGCTAGTAAGAAATGGCTTGAGGAGAAGTACGAGGAACTGATCAAACAAGCTACAGTTGAAGGGGATAGTTGGGGAGGAGTTGCTGAGGTTATTGCAGATAATGTACCGATAGGTTTGGGTGAGCCAGTTTTTGATAAACTGAAGTCTGATTTGGCTAAGGCTTTACTTTCAATACCTGCAGTTGTTGGTTTTGAGTATGGGTTAGGATTTAAAGCAAGTAAAATGAAGGGTAGTGAGGCAAATGATGAAATAGTTATTAAGGATAATGGGAAACTGGGATGGCGATACAATAGAGCAGGAGGTATATTAGGTGGTCTTTCAAACGGCGAGAAATTAGTATTGAGATGCGGATTTAAGCCTACTAGTTCAATTAGAAAACCTCAGAAAACTATAGATTTACGTACCTCTGAAGAGTCTACTATTAGTGTGATAGGTAGGCATGATCCTGCGGTAGCAATAAGAGGTGTCTCTGTAGCCGAAGCAATGGTTGCCTTAGTGTTAGTGGATCATGCACTTAGATCTGGTTATATTCCACTTGTAAAATTAAGTGAAGATCAAGCTAGGATTATAGAGGAGAAATGGAGGAGGTATGTAGAGGAATGCAAACCTATGCAGGAATCTCAGTAG
- a CDS encoding shikimate kinase gives MQTYAGISVVNALPGWYGSSMAIDLKVEVKVSETDYCESQDILIDTIIQFFRQKYNLPCMKAEINSEIPPKGGLKSSSAVSTALIAEIMRRYKINDIDPPKLSAILSLRAGVSYTGAYDDATSSYYGGVTFTFNKEFQLIEIKEPPDISIVLLPRGNRQVKIDLNHLKRYAGLFQEIFNVARKDIITGMRLNGIAIAEILGYDTSPIKQALKGGALASGISGNGPSIFAVTKPGDEGKIIDIFSDFGEVLVTRVVEPRSLE, from the coding sequence ATGCAAACCTATGCAGGAATCTCAGTAGTAAACGCACTGCCAGGCTGGTACGGTTCATCAATGGCAATTGACTTAAAGGTAGAGGTGAAAGTTAGTGAGACTGATTACTGTGAGAGTCAAGATATATTGATAGATACTATAATTCAATTCTTCAGACAAAAGTACAACCTACCTTGTATGAAGGCTGAAATAAACTCAGAGATTCCTCCAAAAGGAGGTTTGAAAAGCAGTAGTGCTGTTTCCACTGCGTTGATAGCTGAAATTATGAGAAGGTATAAGATAAACGATATTGATCCACCAAAATTATCCGCAATACTGTCATTAAGGGCAGGCGTGAGTTATACTGGTGCTTACGATGACGCTACATCCTCATATTATGGAGGGGTCACATTTACCTTTAATAAGGAATTCCAGTTAATTGAAATAAAAGAGCCACCTGATATCTCAATAGTTTTACTTCCTAGAGGAAACAGACAGGTGAAAATTGATCTCAACCATTTAAAGAGATATGCTGGTCTATTCCAGGAAATATTCAATGTCGCAAGAAAGGACATAATTACGGGTATGAGGCTTAACGGAATTGCTATAGCTGAGATATTAGGTTATGACACTTCTCCCATAAAGCAAGCTTTGAAAGGTGGCGCATTAGCTTCTGGTATATCTGGTAATGGACCGTCAATTTTTGCTGTAACAAAGCCGGGAGACGAGGGTAAGATAATCGATATTTTCTCGGATTTTGGAGAGGTATTAGTAACCAGGGTGGTTGAGCCACGATCACTAGAATAA
- a CDS encoding 3-phosphoshikimate 1-carboxyvinyltransferase: protein MTRINKSKISGIIKAPQSKSLAIRLILYSLLSNVILNNLSLSEDTKVAIDVVKDIGVNISDNLSLKKGEKLRVPQYLNFGGSATTLRMMIPILSVLGGEVVLDGNESLRKRPITAIVEALEGQIRFSSNYLPVTMTGKLKENYVRIRGDESSQYISGFIYAFSLVNGGDIEIIPPLSSKSYIYMTIDLINSLGGNVKFSGNRIRVERGEFVEFKGDVPGDYALASFYAIASAITGGEIQIKGLYSPPHYDGDHSIVKIIKNIGVDSRVEGNSWIVSGNGIIKGIKVDVDDMPDLAPSIACIAPFATSGTEITGIKRLRIKESDRVSTIKSTLESFSGNVVVDTDSIKIFPSKLTEGSIICPNDHRIAMMAGVISLKTGGTIEKAECVNKSNPSFWSDLISLGGDIHFT from the coding sequence ATCACTAGAATAAACAAGTCCAAAATCTCAGGGATCATAAAGGCTCCTCAGTCTAAGAGCCTCGCAATAAGACTGATACTGTACTCGCTACTATCTAATGTTATCCTAAATAACCTTTCCCTGTCTGAGGACACTAAAGTTGCAATAGACGTGGTAAAGGACATTGGAGTGAATATAAGTGATAATCTTAGCCTTAAGAAAGGTGAAAAATTAAGAGTGCCGCAATACCTGAATTTTGGCGGTTCTGCTACTACTCTTAGAATGATGATACCCATTTTATCAGTTTTAGGAGGAGAAGTGGTTTTAGACGGGAATGAAAGTCTAAGGAAGAGACCTATAACTGCAATAGTGGAAGCCCTAGAGGGGCAAATAAGGTTTTCATCAAATTATCTTCCAGTTACCATGACTGGAAAACTAAAGGAAAATTATGTGAGAATAAGGGGAGATGAGAGCAGTCAATACATCTCTGGGTTTATATATGCCTTTTCTTTAGTCAACGGTGGGGATATTGAGATTATTCCCCCGTTATCTTCGAAGAGCTACATATATATGACTATTGATTTGATCAATTCACTCGGCGGTAATGTGAAGTTTAGTGGAAACAGGATTAGGGTAGAAAGGGGGGAGTTTGTAGAGTTTAAAGGAGATGTTCCAGGAGATTATGCATTAGCTTCATTTTATGCTATTGCCTCTGCAATAACTGGAGGAGAGATTCAAATTAAGGGACTGTATTCTCCTCCACATTACGATGGTGACCACAGCATTGTAAAAATAATTAAGAATATAGGTGTAGACTCTAGAGTCGAAGGTAACTCATGGATTGTATCAGGGAACGGAATTATAAAGGGAATAAAGGTGGATGTGGACGATATGCCTGACCTTGCACCATCTATAGCTTGTATTGCACCCTTTGCGACCTCAGGAACTGAAATTACTGGAATTAAGAGATTGAGAATTAAGGAGAGTGATAGGGTAAGTACAATAAAATCCACCCTGGAGTCTTTTTCAGGTAATGTTGTTGTTGATACAGATTCTATTAAAATATTTCCATCAAAGTTGACTGAAGGTAGTATAATATGTCCCAATGATCACAGAATAGCAATGATGGCAGGAGTGATATCCCTGAAGACGGGGGGTACTATTGAAAAAGCTGAATGTGTGAATAAGAGTAATCCAAGTTTCTGGTCAGACCTAATTAGTTTAGGTGGTGATATACATTTCACCTAA
- a CDS encoding 3-dehydroquinate dehydratase (catalyzes the dehydration of 3-dehydroquinate to form 3-dehydroshikimate in aromatic amino acid biosynthesis), with translation MSPKLVVALPVKELKDLDRIELLIKDVDLVELRLDYLSKFDVDILDSVSKYKEKLIITLRDKNEGGVNYIDPVFKAYFVRHMEREKFMYDIEARFALRYQVNVKDKIVSIHYFDNVPEFTEVKEIFDKFDEAYLRKIAVIAKRGYKELLMRVLDNYDNAVVMPMGVNGVERIAFSLLGSKLIYAHAGEETAKGQLHYKDVRRILNQLSTIMSSPST, from the coding sequence ATTTCACCTAAGCTCGTTGTTGCCTTACCTGTTAAGGAATTAAAAGATTTAGATAGAATTGAATTGCTTATAAAGGACGTTGACTTGGTAGAACTTAGACTAGATTATCTTAGCAAATTTGACGTTGATATTTTAGATTCAGTCTCAAAATACAAGGAAAAGTTGATTATAACCCTAAGGGATAAGAATGAAGGAGGAGTAAATTATATAGATCCTGTTTTTAAGGCTTACTTTGTCAGACATATGGAAAGAGAGAAATTTATGTATGATATTGAGGCAAGATTTGCATTAAGATATCAAGTCAATGTTAAAGACAAGATAGTTTCAATCCATTATTTTGATAATGTGCCTGAGTTTACAGAGGTAAAGGAAATTTTTGATAAATTCGATGAAGCATATCTTAGAAAAATAGCTGTAATAGCCAAGAGAGGTTATAAGGAACTATTGATGAGAGTTCTGGATAATTACGATAATGCAGTTGTTATGCCTATGGGTGTTAATGGAGTAGAGAGAATAGCCTTCTCTCTTCTGGGATCTAAGTTGATATATGCCCATGCTGGCGAAGAAACTGCTAAAGGGCAGTTACATTATAAGGATGTGAGAAGAATCTTAAATCAACTTTCCACAATTATGTCTTCACCATCAACCTGA
- a CDS encoding Rieske (2Fe-2S) protein, which produces MLRIRRSELKPGEKKKVTIGNEEVILLYLGGGKYYAFQSRCPHLGCDLYKVGVVIREELVCQCHFTHFSINDGRAIKGATKKPLKLYRVQVDGEDIIVES; this is translated from the coding sequence ATGTTAAGGATTAGGCGTTCTGAACTAAAACCAGGTGAAAAGAAAAAAGTAACCATTGGAAATGAGGAAGTAATTTTGCTTTACCTGGGAGGAGGAAAGTATTATGCATTCCAAAGTAGATGCCCCCACCTGGGTTGTGACCTGTACAAAGTAGGTGTAGTGATTAGAGAAGAATTAGTATGCCAATGTCATTTCACACACTTCTCCATCAATGACGGAAGAGCAATCAAAGGAGCAACCAAGAAACCATTGAAACTGTACCGCGTTCAGGTTGATGGTGAAGACATAATTGTGGAAAGTTGA
- a CDS encoding DEAD/DEAH box helicase, with amino-acid sequence MKLRDWQEKLKDKVIEGLRNNCLVALNAPTGSGKTIFSLLVSLEVKPKVLFVVRTHNEFYPIYRDLTKIREKRDITFSFLVGKPSSCLYAEKGAESEDIPCKYCELKGSTVEVKTDDSPLSLVKKLKKEGLQDRFCPYYSLLNSLYKADVIALTYPYFFIDRYREFIDIDLREYVIVIDEAHNLDKVNELEERSLSEITIQMAIKQSKSEESRRILSKLLNQLREVVLPDEKYIKVENVPKLSKEELEILADDYEDIRKDSLKQGKVNKIHIGSILRFFFLLSTGSFIPFSYSKRLVIKNPEISYYLNLLNDNALSIILMSGTLPPSEYMEKVWGVKRNMLYLDVEREIQRRVSGSYECYIGVDVTSKYDMRSDNMWKRYADYLLKIYFQAKANVLVVFPSYEIMERVMSRISLPKYVESEDSSVEDLYSAISVKNKVLIGSVGKGKLAEGIELRNNDRSLISDVVIVGIPYPPPDDYLKILAQRVSLKMNRENEEFLFKIPALVTIKQAIGRAIRDVNDKCNVWLLDKRFESLYWKKNLKCLNANKMKL; translated from the coding sequence TTGAAACTCAGGGATTGGCAAGAAAAATTAAAGGACAAAGTTATAGAAGGACTTAGAAATAATTGTTTGGTTGCCTTAAATGCTCCCACTGGTAGTGGGAAGACTATATTCTCTCTTTTGGTTTCTTTGGAGGTTAAACCGAAAGTATTGTTCGTAGTCAGAACACACAATGAATTTTACCCAATTTACAGAGACTTAACTAAAATACGAGAGAAGAGAGATATCACTTTTTCTTTTCTTGTAGGTAAACCCTCATCATGTTTATACGCCGAGAAGGGAGCAGAAAGTGAAGATATTCCATGCAAATATTGTGAGCTTAAGGGCTCTACAGTCGAGGTAAAGACCGATGACTCTCCATTGTCCTTAGTAAAGAAGTTGAAGAAAGAAGGACTCCAGGATAGATTCTGTCCCTACTACTCCTTACTCAATTCCTTATATAAGGCAGACGTTATAGCCCTAACTTATCCATATTTCTTTATAGACCGTTATAGAGAATTTATTGATATAGATTTAAGGGAATATGTGATAGTCATAGACGAGGCTCATAACTTAGATAAGGTAAACGAGCTTGAAGAAAGGAGTCTAAGTGAGATTACGATTCAAATGGCGATAAAACAAAGTAAAAGTGAAGAGAGCAGAAGGATATTAAGTAAATTGTTAAATCAGCTTAGGGAAGTCGTCTTACCTGATGAAAAATACATCAAAGTGGAGAATGTTCCTAAGTTATCAAAGGAGGAACTCGAAATCTTAGCTGATGATTATGAAGATATTAGAAAAGATAGTTTAAAGCAAGGCAAGGTAAATAAAATTCATATAGGTTCTATTCTGAGGTTCTTCTTTCTGTTATCTACAGGCTCATTTATTCCCTTTTCATATTCTAAAAGACTCGTCATTAAAAACCCAGAAATATCTTATTATCTAAATCTACTTAATGATAACGCATTGTCAATAATTCTAATGTCTGGTACATTACCGCCTAGTGAGTACATGGAAAAGGTTTGGGGTGTAAAGAGAAACATGTTATACCTTGATGTAGAAAGGGAAATACAAAGGAGGGTTTCTGGTTCTTACGAGTGTTACATCGGTGTCGACGTTACCTCTAAATATGATATGAGAAGTGACAATATGTGGAAGAGATATGCTGACTATCTTCTAAAAATATACTTTCAAGCTAAGGCAAATGTTTTGGTAGTATTTCCGTCTTACGAGATAATGGAGAGGGTTATGTCTAGGATTTCATTACCTAAGTATGTTGAGAGTGAAGACTCTTCAGTAGAGGATCTATACTCTGCAATCTCGGTAAAAAATAAAGTCCTGATAGGGAGTGTAGGAAAAGGAAAATTAGCCGAAGGCATAGAATTAAGGAACAATGATAGAAGTTTAATTTCTGATGTGGTAATTGTAGGTATACCTTACCCACCACCTGATGATTACTTGAAAATTTTAGCTCAAAGGGTTTCGTTGAAGATGAATAGGGAAAATGAGGAGTTTTTGTTTAAGATCCCAGCTTTAGTTACCATAAAACAGGCTATAGGAAGGGCTATTCGTGATGTAAATGACAAATGTAATGTATGGCTTTTGGACAAGCGTTTCGAGTCCCTTTATTGGAAGAAAAATCTAAAATGTTTGAATGCGAATAAAATGAAGCTATGA
- a CDS encoding thioredoxin — MSKVEIFTHKTCTECGILMEFLERNRLLGKVTIIDTELYPFLAFERGVISTPSIFIDGKLVYAGVVDYDELLKILQDEKVNVEVNKDELVNKLMFGVVNSFAATAWLYVNRDFDALMAQKDFVLAVTGLSLVDDKSADEYYTYLRNVIVKEGEKYVDEWKEKMLRVIATNFIRELYLLYRKKLSDEEIMRKYPLEVFAHWLMIRGGAVGRVGLRIHPLSDNQVLEKISEVYVYTLSNAKQLWDKVIKEQEELAKKSALYEQARFISI; from the coding sequence ATGAGTAAAGTAGAGATTTTTACGCATAAGACTTGTACTGAGTGCGGTATTTTAATGGAATTTCTGGAGAGGAATAGACTTCTAGGAAAAGTGACCATAATAGATACAGAACTATATCCATTTTTAGCCTTCGAGAGAGGAGTGATTTCAACTCCCTCAATATTCATTGATGGTAAGCTAGTATATGCTGGAGTAGTTGATTATGACGAGCTCCTGAAAATATTGCAGGACGAAAAGGTTAATGTGGAGGTAAATAAGGACGAATTGGTAAATAAACTGATGTTTGGCGTAGTTAATTCCTTTGCAGCTACAGCTTGGCTCTATGTAAATAGAGATTTTGATGCTTTAATGGCTCAAAAGGACTTTGTCTTGGCTGTTACAGGTTTATCACTCGTTGATGACAAAAGTGCTGATGAGTATTACACATATCTCAGAAATGTAATTGTGAAGGAAGGGGAGAAATATGTTGATGAGTGGAAAGAGAAGATGTTAAGAGTTATTGCTACTAATTTCATTAGAGAGCTTTACTTGCTCTATAGGAAAAAGCTAAGTGATGAAGAGATTATGAGGAAATATCCATTGGAAGTCTTTGCCCACTGGCTAATGATCAGAGGAGGGGCTGTGGGCAGGGTCGGTCTAAGAATTCATCCACTCTCCGATAATCAAGTGTTGGAGAAGATCAGTGAGGTTTACGTCTATACATTGTCTAATGCAAAACAATTGTGGGATAAAGTGATAAAAGAACAGGAAGAGTTGGCGAAGAAAAGTGCTTTATATGAGCAGGCAAGATTCATAAGTATCTAA
- a CDS encoding superoxide dismutase codes for MTQVIQLKRYEFPQLPYKVDALEPYISKDIIDVHYNGHHKGYVNGANSLLDRLEKLIKGDLPQGQYDLQGILRGLTFNINGHKLHAIYWNNMAPAGKGGGKPGGALADLINKQYGSFDRFKQVFSESANSLPGSGWTVLYYDNESGNLQIMTVENHFMNHIAELPVILIVDEFEHAYYLQYKNKRGDYLNAWWNVVNWDDAEKRLQKYLNK; via the coding sequence ATGACCCAAGTTATTCAGTTAAAAAGATATGAATTTCCGCAACTCCCATACAAAGTAGATGCACTGGAACCCTATATCAGTAAAGATATAATAGATGTCCACTATAACGGGCACCATAAGGGATATGTTAATGGTGCAAACTCCCTTCTAGATAGATTAGAGAAATTGATTAAGGGCGACCTACCTCAAGGACAATACGATCTACAGGGTATATTGAGGGGTTTAACATTCAATATTAACGGTCACAAGTTACATGCAATATATTGGAATAACATGGCTCCTGCTGGTAAGGGAGGAGGAAAGCCTGGCGGTGCTTTAGCTGACCTGATCAATAAACAGTACGGAAGCTTCGATAGGTTTAAACAGGTATTCAGTGAATCAGCCAATAGTTTACCTGGATCAGGCTGGACTGTACTATACTATGATAACGAGTCCGGTAACCTACAGATAATGACAGTGGAGAACCACTTTATGAATCATATTGCAGAGTTGCCAGTGATCTTGATAGTAGATGAGTTTGAACATGCATATTATCTTCAGTACAAGAACAAGAGAGGAGACTATCTGAACGCCTGGTGGAATGTAGTAAATTGGGACGACGCCGAAAAGAGATTGCAGAAGTATCTAAATAAGTAA
- a CDS encoding mannose-1-phosphate guanylyltransferase yields the protein MVSAIVLAGGYATRLRPLSLTKPKALLPVLGKPLMDYTLYSLASSDVDTIYLSLRVMADKVLDHVKQLNLQKNIVSVIEESRLGDAGPLKLINSNYNLSDDVIVVYGDIYAEIDFNKLLEYHQSKGCSATLTATQVEDPSRYGVLITDGHRLIQIIEKPKTPLSNLVNAGIYVFKKELLNKIDGLSISRDFLPKLLVSDTCVSVYPYKGLWMDIGVPRDYMRINLELLTLKYPKGFISQSAKVSEKAELFPPFYIGDNTTVGEGSSIRNSIIGVNNRIGNGSCIEESILMNDVALGDFSLVKESVIGDEVSLGKWNRVDGAIIGDGVLIHDQVFINRETIILPDKEVTESVYDKGKIIL from the coding sequence ATGGTATCTGCTATAGTTCTTGCAGGTGGATACGCAACTAGACTAAGACCATTAAGCTTAACAAAACCTAAAGCCCTTCTTCCTGTATTAGGAAAACCATTAATGGACTATACACTCTACTCTCTAGCATCTTCAGACGTTGATACAATATATCTTTCCTTGAGGGTCATGGCTGATAAAGTTCTTGATCATGTTAAGCAATTAAACTTACAGAAAAACATTGTTTCCGTTATAGAGGAAAGTAGGCTAGGAGATGCTGGTCCACTGAAACTCATAAATTCAAATTATAACTTATCTGATGACGTGATAGTGGTTTATGGAGACATATATGCGGAGATAGATTTCAATAAATTACTAGAGTATCATCAGAGTAAAGGCTGTAGTGCAACACTTACAGCTACTCAAGTAGAGGATCCCTCTAGATATGGCGTGTTAATAACAGATGGTCATAGATTAATTCAGATTATAGAGAAACCCAAAACTCCATTAAGCAACTTAGTAAATGCTGGAATATATGTATTTAAAAAAGAGTTGTTAAACAAGATAGACGGCTTGTCTATAAGCAGAGACTTTTTACCGAAATTGTTGGTTTCTGATACTTGTGTATCAGTCTATCCGTATAAGGGGTTGTGGATGGACATAGGAGTTCCCAGGGATTATATGAGAATAAACCTTGAACTGTTGACCCTAAAATATCCAAAAGGGTTTATCTCACAAAGTGCTAAGGTAAGTGAGAAAGCAGAACTATTTCCTCCATTTTATATAGGTGATAATACCACCGTAGGTGAAGGCTCAAGTATTAGGAATTCGATAATCGGAGTAAATAACAGGATAGGGAATGGTAGCTGTATCGAGGAGAGTATATTGATGAATGATGTGGCATTAGGTGATTTCTCTCTAGTCAAGGAAAGTGTAATTGGTGATGAGGTAAGTCTAGGTAAATGGAATAGAGTAGATGGGGCAATAATCGGTGATGGTGTTTTAATACATGATCAGGTGTTCATAAACAGGGAGACAATAATATTGCCCGATAAGGAAGTTACTGAGTCGGTGTATGATAAAGGGAAAATAATACTTTGA
- a CDS encoding thioredoxin, translated as MNRLGNVSSAFLKLSSGSPIDWFPWSDEAFDKAKKEDKPVLVDVGASWCHWCHVMDETTYEDKEVIDLINKNFVAIKVDRDEMPDLDRRLQLAVSSITGESGWPLTVFMTPDGKVFFGGTYFPPEDSYGRVGFKRLLNEIVRLWKNERDKIFQTANSLHSSLQNLGYQKVEAHWDQVESIVSYIASNFDFENGGLLGSMKFPHPTIDQLLIAYSFYTKSDTEAKLSMFTLKKMYYGGIFDQVGGGFHRYTVDSEWYVPHFEKLLIDNAELLISYMQAYMQSEDIEILDAMNMTVNFILRELSTVDGFSNSVDADSEGAEGYYYTWTLKEFQEALNGEDINFWIRFFNVDTVKEVEGRKVLRRNYDLRELSKRFKDPIGKLNDVRERLRVYREERRKYPFIDTNVYTHSNCRTAEALTLAYPITGKGLKEALKVVDMINTKVTRRLTGGKDGLPEDYASALLSLLSAYEVTGKMKYRDLALKIGRELKEMDYNYPIDSPNESNASLANKGLLKLSLLDESFKFTPNSYSIDSPYIAGVTFNSMAFEKGLAHIVIVDEKDGKAKDLHLSSLKIYHPFKVVELVSEDSIDMLPSFIKSMVNYNKGSSRAYVCIGNTCNLPVDSSEKIRLLLGGKT; from the coding sequence ATGAATAGATTAGGTAACGTAAGTAGTGCATTTCTTAAACTATCCTCAGGGAGTCCTATTGATTGGTTTCCTTGGAGTGATGAGGCTTTTGATAAGGCAAAAAAAGAGGATAAGCCAGTATTGGTAGACGTTGGCGCTTCGTGGTGTCACTGGTGCCACGTAATGGATGAGACAACTTATGAGGACAAGGAGGTCATCGATTTAATTAACAAAAATTTCGTCGCAATTAAAGTAGATAGGGATGAGATGCCTGACCTGGATAGGAGACTTCAACTTGCTGTAAGCTCGATTACTGGAGAATCTGGTTGGCCTTTAACGGTATTTATGACACCTGATGGTAAGGTGTTTTTCGGCGGAACATATTTTCCTCCAGAGGACTCCTACGGTAGGGTTGGTTTCAAGAGACTCCTTAATGAGATTGTAAGATTATGGAAGAATGAGAGGGATAAAATATTTCAGACTGCTAATTCTCTTCACTCTTCACTTCAGAATCTAGGATATCAAAAAGTTGAAGCCCACTGGGATCAAGTAGAGAGCATAGTGAGTTATATTGCATCAAATTTTGACTTTGAAAACGGTGGACTCTTAGGTAGTATGAAATTTCCTCACCCAACTATAGATCAGCTCTTAATTGCTTACTCTTTCTACACAAAGAGTGACACTGAGGCTAAACTTTCTATGTTTACGTTAAAGAAGATGTACTATGGTGGGATTTTTGACCAGGTCGGTGGTGGGTTTCATAGATACACCGTAGACAGTGAATGGTACGTTCCGCATTTTGAAAAACTCCTTATAGATAATGCTGAACTTCTAATTAGTTACATGCAGGCTTACATGCAAAGTGAAGATATTGAAATATTGGACGCGATGAATATGACCGTGAACTTCATTCTCAGGGAGTTAAGTACTGTGGATGGGTTTTCAAATAGTGTCGATGCGGACTCAGAAGGTGCAGAAGGGTACTACTATACATGGACGTTAAAGGAGTTTCAGGAAGCTCTCAATGGAGAAGATATTAACTTTTGGATCAGATTTTTCAATGTTGATACCGTAAAGGAAGTTGAGGGTAGAAAAGTATTAAGAAGGAATTATGATTTGAGAGAATTAAGTAAAAGGTTCAAGGATCCAATAGGTAAACTGAATGATGTTAGGGAAAGACTAAGAGTCTATAGAGAAGAGAGAAGAAAGTATCCCTTTATTGACACAAATGTATATACTCACTCTAACTGTAGAACAGCTGAGGCTTTAACATTAGCTTACCCAATTACAGGTAAAGGTTTAAAGGAAGCCCTTAAGGTAGTAGATATGATAAACACTAAGGTTACTAGAAGACTAACAGGGGGTAAAGATGGCTTACCCGAAGATTATGCATCTGCTCTCCTATCCCTATTATCAGCCTATGAGGTAACAGGTAAAATGAAGTATAGAGATCTAGCCCTTAAAATAGGAAGAGAATTAAAGGAGATGGACTATAATTACCCTATTGACTCTCCCAATGAGAGTAATGCGTCTTTAGCCAACAAAGGACTGTTGAAATTATCGCTTTTAGATGAGTCATTTAAGTTTACTCCTAATTCTTATTCAATAGATTCCCCTTACATTGCAGGCGTAACATTTAACTCAATGGCTTTTGAGAAAGGTTTAGCCCATATCGTGATAGTTGATGAAAAAGATGGTAAGGCAAAAGATCTTCACCTATCTTCACTGAAAATATATCATCCTTTCAAGGTCGTGGAGCTCGTGAGTGAAGACTCTATAGATATGCTTCCCTCTTTTATAAAATCCATGGTTAATTACAATAAAGGTTCCAGTAGAGCTTATGTGTGTATAGGTAATACTTGTAATTTACCGGTAGACTCTTCAGAGAAGATTAGATTATTATTGGGTGGTAAAACATGA